The Desulfovibrio sp. G11 region TTGATCTCCTCCAGATCACGCTGCAGGGTGTGTGAGGGGCTTTCCAGCACCACAGCCAGCTTGCCCGCCTCCGCCACTTCACGCACCTCGAGCACGCCCCGCAGATCAAGCAGCGATCCTCGCAGACCAGCCAGACGCTCCTGGGGCGCACTGATGACAATTCCGGCAATAGCCATACCCCCTCCTATGCCTTGCGCACGCGCGCGGCGCAAATTTTGTACTCCGGCTCACGCGAGACGGGGTCCGTGGCATCCAGAAAAAGCTTGTTGACCAACTTTTTAGGATCAAAAAACGGCACCGCAATAAGACCGGGGCGGCAGACGTCACTGACCCTAGCGGGCAGCTCCATGGCGTCCCGTCGGGTTTCCACGATGACGCTGTCCCCGTGCTTGATGCCCGTCCTTGCGGCATCTTCTTCATTTATCTCCACAAAGGCTATGGGGTTGGCCTTTTGCAGTTCGGGAACCTTGCCCGTCATGGTTGCCGTATGCCAGTGGTCGATAACGCGCATGGACGTAAGATACAGGGGATACTCCGCATCCGGCTCTTCGGCCGCGCCCTTGGCCGGGCGCATCCAGATCACGGCCCTGCCGTCGGGCTTGCCGTAAAAAAAGAAACGGTCGGGGTGATCGGCCGGAACGCACGGATCCTGCCCGCGCACATAGCGCAGCGAGGTGCCGGGGTGATCCTCGCTGGGGCAAGGCCAGATCAGGCCCGATTCCTTACGCAGGCGTTCTCTTGTCATGCCCCAGAAATCATAGGTGGTTCCCTTGGACACCATGCGCCATTCATTCCAGACATCCTCGGCGTTGCGGAAGTTTACAAGCTGGGGGTCCACC contains the following coding sequences:
- a CDS encoding chaperone NapD; its protein translation is MAIAGIVISAPQERLAGLRGSLLDLRGVLEVREVAEAGKLAVVLESPSHTLQRDLEEINGLPHVLMLDVAFINYEDDLDSQGHMACPPHRQKEHCLELSEDEAAAGRLQ